The Methanothrix soehngenii GP6 genome has a window encoding:
- a CDS encoding acylphosphatase, whose product MKLKITITGPKVHDVGYRPWLTEKAVDLALRGFEVYNDAEGDLQSVVALVDSDKRRATQFFEFAKAELPPLARIDDIRSEPYDEEIQPLWQSATLGTFVQINKAVPILQEMREDLREVKTNTNLIPEIAENTRLIPEIAENTRLIPEIAENTRLIPEIAENTRPIPEIAEKQDVIIDEIRGLHREMTFDAGWRARIESDIQAIKAKIGIR is encoded by the coding sequence ATGAAGCTCAAGATCACAATCACAGGCCCTAAGGTCCACGACGTCGGATACCGGCCCTGGCTCACAGAGAAGGCTGTTGATCTGGCCCTCAGGGGCTTTGAGGTCTACAACGACGCAGAGGGCGATCTGCAGTCAGTCGTGGCCCTGGTGGATAGCGACAAAAGACGTGCCACCCAGTTCTTCGAGTTTGCCAAGGCCGAACTCCCGCCTTTAGCCAGGATTGACGATATAAGGTCAGAGCCCTACGATGAAGAGATACAACCTTTATGGCAGTCGGCCACCCTGGGGACATTTGTGCAGATAAACAAGGCTGTCCCTATACTCCAGGAGATGAGGGAAGATCTCCGGGAGGTTAAAACGAATACGAATCTCATCCCAGAGATCGCGGAGAATACCCGACTCATCCCAGAGATCGCGGAGAATACCCGACTCATCCCAGAGATCGCGGAGAATACCCGACTCATCCCGGAGATCGCGGAGAATACCCGTCCCATTCCGGAGATCGCAGAGAAGCAAGATGTGATCATCGACGAGATCAGGGGCTTGCACCGGGAGATGACCTTCGATGCCGGCTGGAGGGCGAGGATAGAGAGCGATATCCAGGCGATAAAAGCCAAGATCGGCATCAGATAG
- a CDS encoding IS4 family transposase codes for MRKGVSQIEKDIVEQELTRMFESKWIRDKARESGLIERERKIDPVIMFWTLAIGYGSQLYRTIVELKRVYEVRGKVSISDSSWHDRFTPELVKFLRECVIHGIEHISEEPSRILGDRLASFRDVMIQDSTIIRLHKSLADKWPATRSRKVAAGVKVAFLTSAIANSPKSISILPENTNDVKTLKIGPWVKDIILLIDLGFYKYQLFSRIVENGGSFVSRLKSNANPLIVGTNQVRNTRGVDLNGKHLKDIKLEKSDDIFDVNVEVSFDRRSYRGESKKDNKIFRLVAIYNTEAEEHHFYLTNISSDILNASEVAAVYSGRWEVELIFKELKSRYALDQITTKSPYAIEALIWVSILTLLVSRKLYSIVRKLNPGAKMVRFTQLRWSNIFVQNSSHLLSAILDYLGIEHDFSTVLNVCSSEALDPHVNRERFREGLWS; via the coding sequence ATGCGAAAAGGAGTATCACAAATTGAGAAAGATATAGTCGAGCAAGAACTAACCAGGATGTTTGAATCCAAGTGGATTCGAGATAAAGCAAGAGAGAGCGGATTGATCGAAAGAGAAAGAAAGATTGATCCAGTGATAATGTTTTGGACTCTCGCTATCGGCTATGGCTCACAGTTGTATCGAACTATAGTGGAGTTGAAACGCGTTTACGAAGTCAGAGGGAAAGTATCAATTTCAGACAGCAGTTGGCATGATCGTTTCACTCCAGAACTGGTAAAATTTCTCAGAGAATGTGTGATTCACGGCATAGAGCACATTTCTGAAGAACCCAGTAGGATTTTGGGTGACCGTCTAGCTAGCTTTCGGGATGTAATGATTCAAGATAGCACTATTATTCGGCTTCATAAAAGCCTTGCTGATAAGTGGCCAGCCACTCGTTCCCGAAAAGTGGCTGCAGGAGTAAAAGTGGCATTTTTAACAAGTGCCATAGCCAATAGTCCAAAAAGCATTTCGATACTGCCTGAGAATACCAACGATGTAAAGACCTTAAAAATAGGTCCCTGGGTAAAAGATATAATATTATTAATAGATCTAGGATTTTACAAATATCAACTGTTCAGCAGGATAGTTGAAAACGGCGGATCCTTTGTCTCTCGCCTCAAGAGCAATGCAAATCCCTTAATAGTAGGAACAAATCAGGTACGCAATACCCGTGGCGTTGATCTAAACGGGAAACATTTGAAAGATATTAAACTAGAAAAATCCGATGATATTTTTGATGTAAATGTGGAAGTATCATTTGACCGAAGATCCTATCGCGGCGAGAGCAAAAAAGATAATAAGATATTTAGATTAGTCGCCATTTATAATACCGAAGCAGAAGAACATCACTTTTATCTAACTAATATTTCATCAGATATATTAAATGCTTCAGAGGTTGCAGCGGTTTATTCTGGGAGATGGGAAGTCGAACTCATCTTCAAAGAATTGAAGAGCAGATATGCGCTAGATCAGATAACAACAAAGAGCCCATACGCGATTGAGGCCTTAATCTGGGTCTCAATTTTGACGCTTCTTGTCAGCAGAAAATTGTATTCGATAGTGCGAAAACTAAATCCCGGTGCCAAAATGGTTCGCTTTACTCAATTGAGATGGAGTAACATCTTTGTCCAAAATTCCTCGCATCTATTGTCTGCGATATTGGATTACCTTGGAATAGAGCATGATTTCTCTACAGTCTTAAATGTGTGTTCAAGTGAGGCACTTGATCCGCATGTCAATAGAGAACGATTCAGGGAGGGATTGTGGTCTTAA
- a CDS encoding right-handed parallel beta-helix repeat-containing protein, producing MRESRVHPAMLAVAIILLASIAGGTTHIVRQGESLQGAINRADSGDTIIVREGVYRESLNITRPIVLEGRGRPLLDGSAIGNALTINADGAKVSGFEIRTTRRTGVHVLSGGNIIENNSISGCLDGIRLEGAHSNIIANNSINNNTNGITLYSSKENRIQNCDIRDNYINEESDCGIFLIYSSGNVIQDNQLRNNGDTSISLRSASNNSIINNTVIENDWYGISLSESSNGNRIAYNNASNNIDAGIYLDCSRNNHLLGNRAVDNSKGIYLSYDSNDNILEENYLSQNGKGLYLANHASNNTILGNTAQDNGYGIYLTFSSRWDLVYANHLINNGCNAYDRGENNRWDNGSQGNYYSDLGGKFYIPGGPGIDNHPQAEPTG from the coding sequence ATGAGGGAGAGTCGAGTGCATCCAGCTATGCTGGCAGTCGCTATCATCCTTTTGGCATCAATAGCCGGTGGGACAACTCATATCGTCCGCCAGGGAGAGAGCCTCCAGGGGGCCATAAACCGGGCGGATTCCGGAGACACTATAATCGTCCGGGAAGGGGTCTATCGAGAGAGCCTGAATATAACTCGGCCGATTGTCCTGGAGGGCAGGGGACGGCCTCTGCTGGACGGAAGCGCCATTGGCAACGCATTAACCATCAATGCGGATGGGGCAAAGGTATCCGGCTTTGAGATCAGAACTACTCGACGAACTGGGGTCCATGTCCTCTCTGGAGGGAATATCATAGAGAACAACAGCATCTCCGGTTGTCTGGACGGCATTCGCCTGGAAGGGGCCCATTCCAACATCATTGCCAATAACAGCATAAACAACAACACCAACGGCATAACCCTCTACAGCTCAAAAGAAAATCGGATACAAAATTGCGATATCCGGGACAACTACATAAATGAGGAGAGCGACTGCGGCATATTTCTCATCTACTCCTCAGGTAATGTCATCCAGGATAATCAGCTGAGAAATAATGGCGACACCTCCATCTCGCTTCGCTCTGCCAGCAACAATTCGATCATAAACAATACCGTCATCGAGAATGATTGGTATGGCATTTCTCTGTCTGAATCCAGCAACGGAAACCGGATTGCATACAACAATGCCAGCAACAATATCGATGCCGGCATATACCTGGACTGCTCCCGGAACAACCACCTCCTGGGAAACCGGGCCGTGGACAACAGCAAGGGAATTTATCTCTCTTATGACAGCAATGACAACATCCTTGAGGAGAATTATCTCTCCCAGAATGGGAAAGGGCTCTATCTGGCAAATCATGCCAGCAATAACACCATTTTGGGCAACACCGCCCAGGATAATGGGTATGGCATTTACCTGACCTTCTCCTCCCGCTGGGATCTGGTATATGCCAATCATCTCATCAATAACGGCTGCAATGCCTATGACCGGGGGGAGAACAATCGCTGGGACAATGGAAGCCAGGGGAACTATTACAGCGATCTGGGAGGGAAGTTCTACATCCCCGGGGGACCGGGGATTGACAATCACCCCCAGGCGGAGCCCACCGGCTGA
- a CDS encoding YgiQ family radical SAM protein: MIKQPSFLPISIQEAKNLGIEQFDIILVSGDAYVDHPSFGSGLLGRVLWDAGYAVGIVAQPDWKKDEDLLRLGRPRLFFGITSGNVDSMVNNFTPNLKRRRRDVYSPGGRLLRPDRAAIIYANRVHSLFPNVPVVLGGIEASLRRFAHYDYWSDSVRQSILADAPADLLVYGMGEKPILEVARRLNAGEEIAQIGDVPGTAVKEEVRRWREAGRQDAVIIPGFAEVKGDKRKYAQAFAAHYKEQDPYHARAVVQPHPKTVVIQNPPALPLSTAELDQIYELPYSRKAHPSYREPIPALEPVRFSITSHRGCFGSCSFCALTHHQGRIVQSRSISSIVREAERLAQMPGFKGIIQDVGGPTANMYGLVCPRWKQGACPDRLCSADCPTLEKDHSLQVELLRRLRAIPGVRRVFVGSGIRHDLVMADRSGYLEDLCRHHVSGHLKIAPEHISRTVTECMHKPPRQVLDDFRERFRAASQAAGREQYILPYLMSGHPGCTIADMVELAEYLRDNSMYTEQVQDFTPTPMTISTAMYYTGLDPFTLQPVHIPRGEEKRIQRAMLQYRDPGNYDLVREGLERIGRKDLIGEGEKCLIPSRYRGAKH, from the coding sequence ATGATAAAGCAACCCTCTTTCCTGCCCATATCTATACAGGAGGCAAAAAACCTCGGCATCGAGCAGTTCGATATCATCCTCGTCAGCGGAGATGCCTATGTGGACCATCCCTCCTTCGGGTCGGGACTTTTGGGCCGGGTCCTCTGGGATGCGGGCTACGCCGTGGGAATTGTCGCCCAGCCCGATTGGAAAAAAGATGAGGACCTCCTCCGGCTGGGCCGGCCCCGCCTTTTCTTTGGCATAACCTCCGGCAACGTGGACTCCATGGTCAACAACTTCACCCCCAACCTCAAGCGCCGCCGCCGGGATGTCTACTCCCCTGGCGGCCGCCTGCTCCGGCCGGACCGGGCGGCGATCATCTATGCCAACCGGGTTCATTCCCTCTTTCCCAATGTTCCTGTCGTCCTGGGAGGAATCGAGGCCAGCCTGCGCCGGTTCGCTCATTACGACTACTGGTCGGACTCTGTCCGCCAGTCCATCCTGGCGGACGCCCCCGCCGACCTTCTGGTCTATGGCATGGGGGAGAAGCCCATCCTGGAGGTGGCCCGGCGCCTGAATGCCGGGGAAGAGATCGCCCAGATCGGAGATGTCCCCGGAACCGCGGTTAAAGAGGAGGTGCGGCGCTGGCGAGAGGCTGGGCGTCAGGACGCTGTTATCATCCCCGGCTTCGCAGAGGTCAAGGGGGATAAGAGAAAGTACGCCCAAGCCTTTGCCGCCCACTATAAGGAGCAGGACCCCTATCACGCCCGGGCGGTGGTCCAGCCCCATCCCAAGACGGTGGTCATCCAGAATCCGCCCGCTCTTCCCCTCAGTACGGCAGAACTCGACCAAATCTACGAACTTCCCTATAGCCGAAAGGCCCATCCCTCCTATCGGGAGCCCATTCCTGCATTAGAGCCGGTCCGCTTCTCCATCACCAGCCACCGGGGTTGCTTTGGATCCTGCTCATTTTGCGCCCTCACCCATCACCAGGGAAGGATTGTGCAGAGCAGAAGCATAAGCTCCATCGTCCGGGAAGCAGAGAGGCTGGCCCAGATGCCCGGATTCAAGGGGATCATTCAGGATGTGGGCGGTCCCACTGCCAATATGTACGGCCTGGTCTGCCCCCGCTGGAAGCAGGGGGCATGTCCGGACAGGCTCTGCAGCGCGGACTGCCCCACCCTAGAGAAAGACCACTCCCTCCAGGTGGAGCTGTTGCGCCGGCTTCGGGCCATTCCCGGGGTGAGGAGGGTCTTTGTCGGCTCGGGGATTAGGCATGATTTGGTGATGGCGGACCGGTCGGGCTATCTGGAGGACCTCTGCCGGCACCATGTCTCCGGCCACCTGAAGATCGCCCCGGAGCATATCTCCAGAACGGTTACGGAGTGCATGCATAAGCCTCCCCGCCAGGTTCTGGACGACTTCAGGGAGAGGTTTCGCGCGGCTTCGCAGGCGGCGGGAAGGGAGCAGTATATTCTCCCCTATCTCATGTCAGGCCATCCTGGCTGCACCATTGCCGATATGGTCGAGCTGGCGGAGTATTTGCGCGATAACAGCATGTACACCGAGCAGGTGCAGGACTTCACCCCCACACCCATGACCATCTCTACTGCCATGTATTACACCGGCCTGGATCCCTTCACCCTCCAGCCGGTTCACATTCCCCGGGGGGAGGAGAAGAGGATCCAAAGAGCTATGCTGCAGTACAGAGATCCAGGGAATTACGATCTTGTCCGGGAGGGGCTGGAGAGGATAGGAAGGAAAGACCTCA